One genomic window of Roseateles sp. DAIF2 includes the following:
- a CDS encoding YdiY family protein, with amino-acid sequence MSGLASAQIAMEPARVPAPARPAELTRDGAIRATVGLAASLASGNSSASNLNLNADLVRATDTDKVSLYGRVQRAKANRATTDEQLRAGLRYDHDLSPRTFVYVGGELEHNRLANLDHRRQFGGGLGYHLIRNEAHSFDLFGGLSHTRDKYLNPALIDGEVRDAFAYASVMLGQESTHQISPSTSAKQRLMLQPNLKSRGEYRANWDADIAVAINSTLSLTVGVAVTHNSEPSPGRKPTDTLLTTGIAVKFD; translated from the coding sequence TTGAGCGGCCTCGCCAGCGCCCAAATCGCGATGGAGCCGGCCCGCGTGCCCGCGCCGGCGCGGCCGGCCGAGCTGACGCGCGACGGCGCGATCCGCGCCACCGTCGGCCTGGCCGCCAGCCTGGCCTCCGGCAACAGCAGCGCCAGCAACCTGAACCTGAATGCCGACCTGGTGCGCGCCACCGACACCGACAAGGTCTCGCTCTACGGCCGCGTGCAGCGCGCCAAGGCGAACCGCGCCACCACCGACGAGCAGCTGCGCGCCGGCCTGCGCTACGACCATGACCTGAGCCCGCGCACATTCGTCTATGTCGGCGGCGAGCTGGAGCACAACCGGCTGGCCAATCTGGACCATCGGCGCCAGTTCGGCGGCGGCCTCGGCTACCACCTGATCCGCAACGAGGCGCACAGCTTCGACCTGTTCGGCGGCCTGAGCCACACGCGCGACAAATACCTGAACCCGGCCCTGATCGACGGCGAGGTGCGCGACGCCTTCGCCTATGCGTCGGTGATGCTGGGCCAGGAGTCGACCCACCAGATCAGCCCGAGCACCAGCGCCAAGCAGCGCCTGATGCTGCAGCCCAATCTGAAGAGCCGCGGCGAGTACCGCGCCAACTGGGATGCCGACATCGCGGTCGCGATCAACAGCACCCTGAGCCTGACGGTCGGCGTCGCCGTCACCCACAACAGCGAGCCCAGCCCGGGCCGCAAGCCAACCGACACCCTCCTGACCACCGGCATCGCCGTCAAGTTCGATTGA
- the moaA gene encoding GTP 3',8-cyclase MoaA — protein MTERVTIPLTDWRSIVPAVPAHPQPLPGLLADALGRPLHDLRISVTDRCNFRCSYCMPKEVFDKYHEFLPHAELLSFEEITRLARLFVSLGVRKLRLTGGEPLLRRHLERLIEMLAAIRTPDGTPLDLTLTTNGSLLARKARALKAAGLQRVTVSLDGLDDAVFQRMNDVGFPVAEVLQGIEAALEAGLGPIKVNMVVKRGVNEDQILPMARHFRTQYGGRVVLRFIEYMDVGATNGWRMDEVVPSRELLARLGREFELKPLSASAPGETAERWAYADGRGEIGLISSVTQAFCGDCNRARLSTEGKLYTCLFAHSGHDLRALLRGGRTDLEIGAALGGLWGRRSDRYSQLRSSQQDPAAASTERRVEMHYIGG, from the coding sequence ATGACCGAGCGCGTGACCATCCCCTTGACGGACTGGCGCAGCATCGTGCCCGCGGTGCCCGCCCATCCCCAGCCCCTGCCCGGCCTGCTGGCCGACGCCCTGGGCCGGCCGCTGCACGATCTGCGCATCTCGGTCACCGACCGCTGCAACTTCCGCTGCAGCTACTGCATGCCCAAGGAAGTCTTCGACAAGTACCACGAGTTCCTGCCGCATGCGGAGCTGCTCAGCTTCGAGGAGATCACCCGCCTGGCCCGCCTGTTCGTCAGCCTGGGCGTGCGCAAGCTACGCCTGACCGGCGGCGAGCCGCTGCTGCGCCGCCATCTGGAGCGGCTGATCGAGATGCTGGCCGCGATCCGGACCCCGGACGGCACGCCGCTGGACCTGACCCTGACCACCAACGGCTCGCTGCTGGCCCGCAAGGCCCGCGCGCTGAAGGCCGCCGGCCTGCAGCGCGTCACCGTCAGCCTGGATGGGCTGGACGACGCGGTGTTCCAGCGCATGAACGATGTCGGCTTCCCGGTGGCCGAGGTGCTGCAGGGCATCGAGGCGGCGCTGGAGGCCGGCCTGGGACCGATCAAGGTCAATATGGTGGTCAAGCGCGGCGTCAACGAGGACCAGATCCTGCCGATGGCGCGCCATTTCCGCACACAGTACGGCGGCCGCGTGGTGCTGCGCTTCATCGAGTACATGGATGTCGGCGCAACCAACGGCTGGCGCATGGACGAGGTCGTGCCCTCGCGCGAGCTGCTGGCGCGGCTGGGCCGCGAGTTCGAGCTGAAGCCGCTGTCGGCCAGCGCGCCGGGCGAGACCGCCGAGCGCTGGGCCTATGCCGACGGGCGCGGCGAGATCGGCCTGATCTCCAGCGTCACCCAGGCCTTCTGCGGCGACTGCAACCGCGCCCGCCTCTCGACCGAGGGCAAGCTCTACACCTGCCTGTTCGCCCACAGCGGCCACGACCTGCGCGCGCTGCTGCGCGGCGGCCGCACCGACCTGGAGATCGGTGCCGCGCTCGGCGGCCTGTGGGGCCGGCGCAGCGACCGCTATTCGCAGCTGCGCAGCAGCCAGCAGGACCCGGCCGCCGCCTCGACCGAACGCCGCGTCGAGATGCACTACATCGGTGGCTGA
- the mobA gene encoding molybdenum cofactor guanylyltransferase MobA translates to MPPSRAQITGLLLAGGRGSRMGGRDKGLVPYRGRPLAAWALERLAPQVGPLLISANRNLAQYRVLGQALGAPVLEDADAERFAGPLAGLLSGLHACGSDWLLSVPCDSPLLPADLAERLAAGLGGAALAVALDAEGRPHPTFCLLRRELAPALADYLASGGRRVMAWQQAQGAALVPFDRPQHAHAFANANDPDELARLEAHTHHHV, encoded by the coding sequence ATGCCCCCGTCGCGCGCGCAGATCACCGGCCTCTTGCTGGCCGGCGGCCGCGGCAGCCGCATGGGCGGGCGGGACAAGGGCCTCGTCCCCTACCGCGGCCGGCCGCTGGCGGCCTGGGCGCTGGAGCGGCTGGCGCCCCAGGTCGGGCCCCTGCTGATCAGCGCGAACCGCAACCTGGCGCAATACCGAGTCCTAGGCCAGGCCCTGGGCGCGCCGGTGCTGGAGGATGCCGACGCGGAGCGCTTCGCCGGCCCGTTGGCCGGGCTGCTGTCGGGCCTGCACGCCTGCGGCAGCGACTGGCTGCTCAGCGTGCCCTGCGACAGCCCGCTGCTGCCCGCCGATCTGGCCGAGCGCCTGGCCGCCGGCCTGGGTGGTGCGGCGCTGGCCGTGGCGCTGGACGCCGAGGGCCGGCCGCATCCCACCTTCTGCCTGCTGCGCCGCGAGCTGGCTCCCGCGCTGGCCGACTACCTCGCCAGCGGTGGCCGTCGCGTGATGGCCTGGCAGCAGGCCCAGGGCGCGGCCCTGGTGCCCTTCGATCGCCCGCAGCATGCGCACGCCTTCGCCAATGCCAACGACCCCGACGAGCTCGCCCGGCTCGAAGCCCATACTCACCACCATGTCTGA
- a CDS encoding GNAT family N-acetyltransferase — protein sequence MLPGCELRLLREEQLPDYKALRDRMLAGHDEAFTSDAATELARSAESYRSRISQGPGGACLFTLTAWLDGTLIGAVSCEREPRQKVRHTAHLIGMMVDDPVQGRGIGRALLHAALRLLEQEDGIELVTLSVTSSNRGAVALYESMGFRRYGCLPRALKLADGRTLDKDLMCLDLQHPAR from the coding sequence TTGTTGCCTGGCTGCGAGCTGCGCCTGCTGCGCGAGGAGCAGCTGCCCGACTACAAGGCCCTGCGCGACCGCATGCTGGCCGGCCATGACGAGGCCTTCACCTCCGACGCCGCCACCGAGCTGGCGCGCTCGGCCGAGAGCTACCGCAGCCGCATCAGCCAGGGCCCGGGCGGCGCCTGCCTGTTCACCCTGACCGCCTGGCTGGACGGCACGCTGATCGGCGCGGTCAGCTGCGAGCGCGAGCCGCGCCAGAAGGTGCGCCACACCGCCCATCTGATCGGCATGATGGTGGACGACCCGGTCCAGGGTCGCGGCATCGGCCGCGCGCTGCTGCATGCGGCGCTGCGCCTGCTGGAGCAGGAGGATGGCATCGAGCTGGTCACGCTCAGCGTCACCAGCAGCAACCGCGGCGCGGTCGCGCTGTACGAATCGATGGGTTTTCGCCGCTACGGCTGCCTGCCGCGGGCGCTCAAGCTGGCCGACGGCCGCACGCTCGACAAGGATCTGATGTGCCTGGATCTGCAGCACCCCGCCCGATGA
- the glp gene encoding gephyrin-like molybdotransferase Glp, which yields MKEEHRLDQIAAALPGYDAQALRVELAQAAIARLLAPLAARLGNETLPLREALGRCLAAELVSPLDVPAFDNSAMDGYALAAASLQTEGTPTRLAIAGRSLAGQGPAAALQPGHCLRIMTGAPMPPGADTVVPQELVTRPDEASILIPPGLLRPGANRRRAGEDLARGQGALRAGQRLRAAEIGLLASLGLAEVTVRRRPRVALLSTGDELCPPGRPLPPGGVYDSNRHTLWSLLQALPVEVLDLGPVRDDPAALRAAFAEAAARADVVLSTGGVGVGEADHTKRVMAELGEVLFWQLAMRPGRPLAVGRIGSEAAGRALLLGLPGNPVAVMVGFYAFVRPALLALAGTDPAPPLALRARSAEPLRKRAGRTEYQRGIVERGEDGDWWVRSTGSQGSGILSSMSRANGLILLAHERGEVARGDWVEVLPFEGLN from the coding sequence ATGAAGGAAGAACACCGCCTCGACCAGATCGCCGCCGCCCTGCCCGGCTACGACGCGCAGGCGCTGCGGGTCGAGCTGGCCCAGGCCGCGATCGCGCGCCTGCTGGCGCCGCTGGCCGCGCGGCTCGGCAACGAGACCCTGCCGCTGCGCGAGGCCCTGGGCCGCTGCCTGGCGGCCGAGCTGGTCTCGCCACTGGACGTGCCGGCCTTCGACAACTCCGCGATGGACGGCTATGCGCTGGCCGCCGCCTCGCTGCAGACGGAGGGCACGCCGACCCGGCTCGCGATCGCCGGCCGCAGCCTCGCCGGCCAGGGCCCGGCCGCGGCGCTGCAGCCGGGCCATTGCCTGCGCATCATGACCGGCGCGCCGATGCCGCCCGGCGCCGACACCGTGGTGCCGCAGGAGCTGGTGACGCGCCCGGACGAGGCGAGCATCCTGATCCCGCCGGGTCTGCTGCGCCCGGGTGCGAACCGGCGCCGCGCCGGCGAGGACCTGGCGCGCGGCCAGGGCGCGCTACGCGCCGGCCAGCGCCTGCGCGCGGCCGAGATCGGCCTGCTCGCCTCACTGGGCCTGGCCGAGGTGACGGTGCGCCGGCGCCCGCGCGTGGCCCTGCTGTCCACCGGCGACGAGCTCTGCCCGCCGGGCCGGCCGCTGCCGCCGGGCGGCGTCTACGACAGCAACCGCCACACCCTGTGGAGCCTGCTGCAGGCCCTGCCGGTCGAGGTGCTGGACCTGGGGCCGGTGCGCGACGATCCGGCCGCGCTGCGCGCCGCCTTTGCCGAGGCGGCGGCGCGCGCCGATGTCGTGCTCAGCACCGGTGGCGTCGGCGTCGGCGAGGCCGACCACACCAAGCGCGTGATGGCCGAGCTCGGCGAGGTGCTGTTCTGGCAGCTGGCGATGCGGCCGGGCCGGCCGCTGGCGGTGGGACGCATCGGCAGCGAAGCGGCAGGTCGGGCCCTGCTGCTGGGCCTGCCGGGCAATCCGGTGGCAGTGATGGTGGGCTTCTACGCCTTCGTGCGCCCGGCCCTGCTGGCCCTGGCCGGCACCGACCCCGCCCCGCCCTTGGCGCTGCGCGCCCGCAGCGCCGAGCCGCTGCGCAAGCGCGCGGGCCGCACCGAGTACCAGCGCGGCATCGTCGAGCGCGGCGAAGACGGCGATTGGTGGGTGCGCAGCACCGGCAGCCAGGGCTCGGGCATCCTGTCCAGCATGAGCCGCGCCAACGGCCTGATCCTGCTGGCCCATGAACGCGGCGAGGTGGCGCGCGGCGACTGGGTCGAGGTGCTGCCCTTCGAGGGGCTCAATTAA
- a CDS encoding VOC family protein gives MLQAAAVVYAKDLARMSRFYAEVVGLPVVERDSDYTVLQSGAFQLVLVEIPAAIAAGIEISVPPERREETPLKLCLLVPDLAAARAQAAALGGVLDPPAHEWVFQGRRVCDGHDPEGNVFQLQVAAAAE, from the coding sequence ATGCTGCAGGCCGCTGCGGTCGTCTACGCCAAGGATCTGGCGCGCATGAGCCGCTTCTACGCGGAGGTGGTGGGTCTGCCCGTCGTCGAGCGGGACAGCGACTACACGGTGCTGCAATCCGGGGCCTTCCAGCTGGTGCTGGTGGAAATCCCGGCCGCGATCGCGGCGGGCATCGAGATCAGCGTGCCGCCCGAGCGGCGCGAGGAGACGCCGCTGAAGCTGTGCCTGCTGGTGCCGGACCTGGCGGCCGCGCGGGCGCAGGCCGCGGCGCTGGGCGGCGTGCTCGACCCGCCGGCGCATGAGTGGGTATTCCAGGGCCGGCGCGTCTGCGACGGCCATGATCCGGAGGGCAATGTGTTCCAGCTGCAGGTCGCGGCCGCGGCGGAGTAG
- a CDS encoding DJ-1/PfpI family protein, which produces MATIKVGIYLFDEVEVLDFAGPFEVFSTAARLALRDGAAEPPFEVATLGPDVTPVRARGGLSVTPQHGFRAAPPLDLLIVPGGVVTAELQRPGLGDWLIAQSLQLKVLASICTGAFLLEQAGLLNEREAITHWEDLDDLRSASLASGSLLKVLANQRWVEARPWVHHGGRCRLFSSAGISAGIDLSLHLVAELAGVELARRTARQMDYDWRAANGAIIHAAGG; this is translated from the coding sequence ATGGCGACGATCAAGGTCGGGATCTATCTGTTCGACGAGGTGGAGGTGCTGGATTTCGCCGGCCCCTTCGAGGTCTTCTCCACCGCCGCGCGGCTGGCGCTGCGCGACGGCGCGGCCGAGCCACCCTTCGAGGTGGCGACCCTGGGGCCGGACGTGACCCCGGTGCGGGCGCGCGGCGGTCTCTCGGTCACGCCGCAGCATGGCTTTCGCGCGGCCCCGCCGCTGGACCTGCTGATCGTGCCGGGCGGCGTGGTGACGGCCGAGCTGCAGCGCCCGGGCCTGGGCGACTGGCTGATCGCGCAGAGCCTGCAACTGAAGGTGCTGGCCTCGATCTGCACCGGCGCCTTCCTGCTGGAGCAGGCCGGGCTCCTGAACGAGCGCGAGGCCATCACCCATTGGGAAGACCTGGACGATCTGCGCAGCGCCTCGCTGGCCTCCGGCTCGCTGCTGAAGGTGCTGGCGAACCAGCGCTGGGTCGAGGCGCGGCCCTGGGTGCACCATGGCGGGCGCTGCCGCCTGTTCAGCTCGGCCGGCATCTCGGCCGGCATCGACCTGTCGCTGCACCTGGTCGCGGAGCTGGCCGGCGTCGAGCTGGCGCGCCGCACCGCGCGGCAGATGGACTACGACTGGCGCGCGGCCAACGGCGCGATCATCCATGCCGCGGGCGGCTGA